The Mycolicibacterium aurum genome segment GGCCTGACCATTACCAACTTGTGATGCGCCGCAAGCATATTGTGATGTGGCGGCCGCGCCGTGGCTCCGCCGTCAGATTGGAACCGCATGACCGGGGCGGAGGATGATGCACTCATGAAGGCGAACGCGGCGTGCAAAGGTGCAGGGAAGAACTGGTCGGTGAACAAGGACGGCAAGCCGATCTGTCCCGGTTGTCACCGAGCGTTCAGCACCGTGGCCGGTTACGGAAAGACGGTGCGTGACGTACGAATCGTGCCGCCGCACGACCGCATCGGCCCGCAGGACGCGCGTACACCGCGCCGCGAACGTCGCAATGACTGACGTCGAGTCAATAGCGTTGCCCGCCAACGATACCCGTCATTCCAGAACGGACGGCGTGGTGTTCAAACTGCTCCACAGGTGGGGCATCGGGCGCACGCCGAGCTGATTGACGATCATCTGCGCGGCCTGACTGACCCCCTCACTGAATGTCGGAAAGGCGAACTGGAGTTCGGCTACGTCCTCGACACGCATGCCCGCCGCCATGCACGCTGCGACCATCTGGATCACCTCGGCTGAGTATTCACCGAGCACGTGGGCACCGACGATGTGTCGTCGCATGGTCTCGACGATCAGCTTGCAGAAGCCTTCCGGCTGACCGTCCGCAACGGGCCGCAGGATGTCTTCGTAGCGAGCCACGGCGACGACGCAGTCGTAGCGGGCGCGGGCCTGCTCCTCGGTGAGCCCGACACTGCCGTATTCGGGATCGGTGAAGCTGCCGGCGGGGACGATCTCGTGGACAACCCGGCGACGCAGCCCCAGCACCGCGTTCTCGGCGGCCACCCGGCCTTCGAGAGTCGCGCTGCTCACGAGCATGCTGTTCCCGTCGACGTCTCCGGCGGCGAAGATGTGCGCGACATTCGTCGCCGTGTACGCATCGACGGTGACGTAACCGCGCTCGGTGGCCACGCCCGCGGCGGCGACGTCCACGGTGTCGGTGTTCCCCGGCCAGCCGACGGCGAAGAATGCCGCATCCACGTCGAGCGTCCTGGCCTCGTCGCCGACTCGGTACAGCACGCGGACCCCCGGTTCGAGCGCTACGAGCTCGTGAACCGCGGCGCCGGTGACGACGTCGATGCCGCGATTCCGGAACGCGTGTTCGAGCGCGATCGAGACGTCGACGTCGGATCGCGTCACTATTCGTGGCGCGTACTCCACCAGCGTGACCGTGCAGCCGAAGTCGGCCAGGATCGACGCGAGCTGGCACCCGGTGTCCGCCGCACCGATGATGCACACCCTCTCGGGCAGCGAGGTCAGGCTGCGCAGGTCCTCGTAGGTGAGCCCGAATTCGGCCCCGGGGATCGGCAGCCGCCCAGGTCTGCCGCCGGCGGCGATGATGATCCGGTCCGCAGTCCACGTGCGCCCGTCGGCCGTGGTGACCGTGTTGGCATCGACGAATCGGGCATCGCCCGCCTCCTCGACGAGTTCGACACCCTCGGACCGGATGTGGTCGGCAATGCGCTTACGTTCATAGAGGTAGGCGGCGACGCGCTGGGAATTCGCCAGCGTCGCAGCCACGTCGATGTCCGGCCGCGGCCCGCGCAGACCGAAGGTTTCCCATGAACTCCAGTCCCGCATCAGGCGTGCCGCACGCGCCAGCGTGCGCACCGGCGCCGGACCCCGGTTGAGGGCGGTACCGCCGACCCGCCCCCGCTCGATCAGGGTGACTTCTGCGCCGAGTCCCGCGGCGTGCAGTGCAGCCGAGACGCCGGCGGGACCACCCCCGATGACGACGACGCGCATCTCACCCCTCCCGGCCTACGACCACTCCGCGAGCACACGCATCTTGCCGGCCTTGACCGCCGCGTCTTTGCGCAGCTTCTTGAGCTCCGGCGCGAAGGCGTTGCGCTCGTTGTTCTGAATGTTCAGCGGTAGGTCCAGCGCGTTGATCAGTTTCGGTTCCAGGTACCACGGCTCCGGATGGAGCACCCAGGACACCGTCGCGTTCTCGGCCATCCACTCGGTGAGGACGGCCTCGCCGCCGGCGAACGTCTGCCGCTTGCCCGAACCGATGCGGCGCAGGGCAAAACCCAGTTGATCGCCGAGCAGCACGCCGAGGGACTTGCGCAGCGTGGAACCGTCGGCGCTGGCGTTGCGGGCGCCGAAGTGATACCGGATGCGCTTGCGAAGATCCTGCGGGATCTGCGGCTTGCCGTCGGCACGCGGCGGGCCGGGGCTGATCCCGACGTAGAGCAGCGTCCAACCGTCGCGCTGTTCACAACCGGAGACGTCGATGGCGCCGGGAATCTCCCGGAACCACCACCCGTGGGCCCCCGCCTCGGCAGGCACCGGGCCGGGGTCGACGAACACTTCATCGCGGGTATATCGCTGAGCCGCAACAAAATTCGCGACAGCGTTTGCGTTCCGCTTCGCGGACATCGACTCGGCCATGAACCTCAGCGTAGTCCGGCGCCACCGCCGCGCCGCCACATCGGCTGCTACTGCGGGTGCGCCGTCACATACTCCTCGACGGGAATCGGCGCGGTGGCAACGTAACCGACGGGCAGGACGACGTCCCCGGCTGTCGACTTGTAGTACACGTCCCACAGGTAGTACCCGGCGAAATCCCTTGGCTGGGCGGCGATCACCGCCGCGTACTGGTTGATGGCCCGCACGTACCGGTCCGAGTTGTTGTAGCGGTAGAGCGCGGCGTCACGATCGCCGGCGAAGCCGTGTGCGGCGAGAAATCTGCCCGCCGCCAGGATGCTGTCGTGCGCCGAGGTGATGTCGCTGCCGGCACCGTAGGCCGCGAACGTCGACGGCATGAATTGCATGGGTCCCTGCGCCCCGGCGGTGCTGACGCCGGCGATGCGCCCGAAGGCGGTCTCCACGAAGTTGATGGCTGCCAGATAATTCCAGGCCACCCCGGATTCCGCTTCTGCCTTCCGGTAGTAGCCCAGCAGCTCCTCGGCCGGCAGCGGCGGCTGGATACGCCATGCGGGCAGCGTGGATTTCCCCGGGCTCATCGAGCCGAGCTGGCGGCGCGCATCGATGTTGCGGTCGTAGGCGTCGAGCAGCGGACCCGGGATGCGGGGGCGGACGATCGCATCCCATTCCGGGTGCCGGGCGAGCACGCGGTAGGCCTTCTGCTGGCGGCGCGCGGCGGTCAGCAGGACATCAGTCGATGACGCCGGGTCGCGCAGGGCTCGCTCGTCGGCCACCAGATCGTCGGCAATCCGGGCGGGATCCGAGGCGAGCCGCGGCTGTGCCGTCACGAGTTCGCGGGAGGGCTGCCCCGTGGTCTGCGAGGGCGGGGCAGTCACCGGGGTGTTCTGCGCGGCGGGAGGTGCGGTCGGTGTCGAGCAGCCGACGAGGGCGAGGGCGATCAGCGCCGCGCCGCCAAGACGCTTGCCTCTCAATGCCTTCTCCGTGCTCTCTGCGCCCGCGTCATGTCACCAGTCTGACCGATTGTCATGCGCGTTCCCCGTACAGTGGCCCTGATGTTGGCACAGTTCGTGGTCGCGCTGCGGATCGCGGCCGCCGGGCTGTTCCTCATCGTCATCGGGGCCGCGACCGCGCTGCCTGCCGCCGCATCGCCGGCCGTGCAGATCTCCACCGCGAGCGAACAGACGCTGACGTCGCTTCTGGCCACGACCGCCGACGACGCAGGAGCCGGCCGCTCGGCACGCGCGGACCTGATATCGCGGCAGTTCCTCGGGACGCCCTACGGCGCCCACACTCTCGTCGGGTCGGCCACCGTGCCCGAACAACTCGTCGTCGAGCTCGACAAGGTGGATTGCTTCACCTATGCCGACTACGTCGAAGCGCTGAAAAGAGGCCGCACCCGCGACGACTTCCTCGCAGGCCTGATCGACGTCCGCTACAAGGACGGCGTCGTGGCCTTCGCGAACCGGAAGCACTTCTTCACCGACTGGTCCGCCACCACTCCCCCTGTCGCCACCGACGTCACCGCCGCCCTCAGCGACGACGCGGTCCAGGCGGCCAAGAACCTCAACAGCAAGGATGCCGGCGGGGTCTACCTGCCGGGGCTGCCGGTGGTGCCACGCACCGTCACCTACGTTCCCAGCGCACTCGTCGACGACGACGTCATCAGCGGGCTCCGTACCGGTGACTACATCGGTGCCTACGCCGAAGACGGCGGCCTCGACGTCACCCACGTCGGCATCTACGTCGCCACACCGGAGGGGCCCGTCTTCCGCCACGCCTCGTCGTCCAGCGCAGACCACCGGGTGGTCGATTCGCCCCTGTCCGCGTACCTGCAGACGGTCCCGGGAATCGTGGTGCTCCGCCCGCTCGTCTGACATGGGCGCTGCGCGGGTTGTCTGCTCAGGCGGGAACCAGGGTGAATGTCGTCGACCCCGCCGGCCCTGAGTTGCCGCACGGATTCGGTCCGTTGAGTGTGTAGAGGCCGTTCGTGCCGTCGAGGTCGAACGTGTACCGGGCGGCGACGTCGACCGCCCGGCCATCGGGGCAGAACGCGCCGCGCGGCACCCATTGGTCCAGGACGTATTGCGTGCCCTGAATCCTCGCCTGGCCCTGATTTGTGTTGTTCTCGAGGTTGAAGAGCGTGATGCAGCCCGGTCCGCAACTGTCCACCCGCATGCTGATGTCCTCGGTGAGACCGGTGGCACCGACACTTCGGTATTGGTAGAAGCCCGGGGCCAGATCGGCGCTCGCGGGGGCGGCCAAGATAAGGCCCACGACAGCCAGGCCGCTCGAAACGCCTGGCAGAAGGAGCTTCATCAGTGCCTCCCCGCGGCTGGTCATGCCCCGTGCGTTGTCGCTGAGTGTAGAAAACGCAGCGCGACGCCGCGAGGTTTTCGCAGGCGTCGGCCCGCGAGCGGCTGAACCCCGCCGCCCACCGGATTCGACTCCCAACCAAACGGTTAGTCTGGCCGTGGTACGCCGATGAACCAGGAGTCCGCACATGCAGCTGGCGCTCACGCCCGAAGAAGCCGCGTTCCGCGACGAGCTTCGCACTTTCTACCGAACCGAGATTCCCGCCGAGATCCGCGAACGCACCCGCGCGGCCACCGAGGCCAACCGCGAGGACATCGTCACCACGCACAAGATCCTCAACGACCACGGCCTCGCGGTGCCCAACTGGCCCGTGGAGTGGGGCGGCAAGGACTGGACGCCGACGCAGCAGCAGATCTGGCTCGACGAGATGCAGCTGGCCAGCGTGCCCGAGCCGCTGACGTTCAACGCCAACATGGTGGGCCCGGTGATCGCCGAGTTCGGCTCCCAGGAGGTCAAGGAGCGGTTCCTGCCGCCCACCGCCGCGCTGGACATCTGGTGGTGCCAGGGCTTCTCCGAGCCCGAGGCCGGTTCCGATCTGGCGTCGCTGCGCACGACCGCCCTGCGCGACGGTGACAGCTACGTCGTCAACGGTCAGAAGACGTGGACGACGCTGGGCCAGTACGCCGACTGGATCTTCTGCCTGGTGCGCACCGACCCGAACGCCCCGAAGAAGCAGGCCGGCATCTCGTTCCTGCTCATCGACATGAACACCCCGGGCATCACACTGCGCCCCATCAAGCTGATCGACGGCAGCTTCGAGGTGAACGAAGTCTTCTTCGAAGATGTCCGCGTCCCGGCCGACCAGCTCGTCGGCGAGGAGAACCAGGGCTGGGGCTACGCCAAATTCCTGCTGGGCAACGAACGCAACGGCATCGCGCAGGTGGGCCGCACCAAATTGCGGCTCGCCGAGGTGAAGGAACGCGCGCAGGCCAGCGGCCTGATCGAGGACCCGCTGTTCGCCGCCCGGCTGGCCGAGGCCGAGAACGACGTGCTGGCACTGGAACTCACGCAGATGCGGGTGGCCTCCGGATCGAAGGGCGGCAAGCCCAACCCCGCCTCATCGGTGCTCAAACTGCGCGGCAGCCAACTGCAGCAGGTCGCGACCGACCTACTGGTGGAGGTCGCAGGCGCAGATGCGCTGCCGTTCGGCGCTGAGGGCATCGCCTCCCCCGAGTGGGCACAACACACCGCACCGCGCTACCTCAACTACCGCAAGACCTCCATCTACGGCGGCAGCAACGAGGTCCAGCGCACCATCATCGCCTCGACCATCCTCGGATTGTGAGATAACACATGGACTTCCAACTGAGCGAAGAACAGGTCCTGCTACGGGACACCACCCGCGAGATGTTGACGCGCAAGTACGACACGGAAAGCCGGCTCAAGGCCATCGACAGTGATCTCGGCTGGAGCCGCGAAGTGTGGACGCAGCTGGCCGAGGTCGGTGTCCTCGGACTCGGGTTCGAGGAGGACGCGGGCGGCCAGATCGAGATCCTGGTGGTGCTGACCGAGATCGGGCGACGGCTGGCGCCTGAGCCCGTGCTTCATGCGGCCCTGGGCCCGGGCGCGCTGATCGCCGAGGTGGGCACCGAGCAGCAGCGGGCCCTGCTCGACGAGGTCGCGGCCGGGGAACGCCTGCTGGCCCTCGCGCATCTGGAGCCCGGCATGGGCAGGCCGACCGCGACGGTCACCACCAGCGCGACGCGTGACGGTGACTCGTGGGTGATCAGCGGAACCAAGAACCCCGTGCTGGCCGGCGACTGCGCCGACACGCTGGTTGTCAGCGCGGCGCTGCCCGACGGCGGCACCGGACTGTTCCTCGTCGACGCCTCGACGGTGCAGCGGCACCCGTACCGCACCTTCGACGGTCAACGGGGCGCGCAGATCGATTTCGACGGGGTGGCCGCCGAACCGCTCGGAGAGGCCGGCGACGCATCCACGGCCATCGAGCGGGCCCTGGTGCGAGTCTCGTCCGGCCTGTGCGCCGAGGCGCTCGGCGCGATGGAAGAGGCTCTGCGGCTGACAAGCGAATACCTCACCCAGCGTAAGCAATTCGGCGTGACGCTGAGCAAGTTCCAGACGCTCACCCAGCGCGCCGCCGACATGTACGTCTCCCTTGAGCTCGCCCGCAGCATGACCTTCTACGCCGCCATGTCGGTCGCTGACGGCGATCTCGATCCGACCATCGCGGCGCGGGCCAAGCTGCAGATCGGCCGCTCGGGGCGCCACATCAGTGAGGAAGCGATCCAGCTGCACGGCGGCATCGGCGTGACGGCCGAATACCCGGTCGGGCACTACGCGGCGCGACTCACCGCGATCGAGCACACGCTCGGGTCCACCCGGGATCAGCTGCACGTGCTCGCCGGCCAGCTCGGCGACTACGAGGTGGTCACCGTCTAGTCCGGGGACGTTCGCGCTGCTCAGGCGCGCATTCTTGCGTAGCCTGCTGCCATGGTTGGGCACACCATCGTCCTCGGCGCCGACGCGCTCGCGGTGCGCATCGTCGAGGAGCTCCGTAGCGCGGGCGCAACGGTGACCGTCATCGAACGTGCGGACCAGCTGGCCTCGGCCGGGCTGTCGACCGCCGCCGCCGTGGTGTGCGTGAGCCCCGATGACGCCGAGAATCTTGAGATCGCGCTGCTGGCACGGCAAATGAGTGCCTCGGTACGGGTGGTCGCCCGGTTGGCAAACGGGGTCCTTCGTGACGCCATGGCTGCCGGCAACGGTCCGGGCGCCGTATTGGACGTCGCCGATCTTGCGGCACCGTCGGTGGTGGAGGCATGCCTGGCGCGCACCACGCACACCATCGTCGCCGGCGGAGTGAACTTCGTGGTCTCCGGTGCGGATGCCCCGCGGGCCGGCACGCTCCGCGAGATCTACGGCGACCTGGCGCCGGTTGCCGTCCTGCGCGGGGAGAACTCACCTCGACCTGGCGAGCTCAGCGTCTGTCCGGGTCGAGATCTGACCGTCGCTGAAGGCGATTGGGTCGCGATGATCGGGACCGCCGACGAACTTCCCGGGTATCAGATCGCCGGCACCGGCGCTAAGGCCGGTGCGCGACACAGTCCCCGTGCGCGGGTCTTCGGCGCGGTGCGCGCGTTTCGGCAGGACGTCAATCCCAATTTCTACCGCGCACTCGCCGCATCGCTGGCCTTGCTGACACTGTCGACGATGCTGCTCTGGTTCACCTACGACAAGCCGGGAATGAGCTTTGTCGACGCTCTCTACTTCTCCACCGAGACGATTGCGACGGTGGGCTACGGAGACTTCAGCTTCATCGACCAACCGACCTGGCTACGCCTGTTCGGCGTCGTACTGATGTTCGCGGGGGTCACTTCCACCGCGGTCCTGATGGCGTTCGTCGCTGATCTGCTCCTGTCCCGACGCATCGCGCAGTCCGCCGGCCGCCGTAAAGTGCGCGAACTGCAGAACCACATCATCGTCGTCGGACTCGGCTCTTTCGGAATCCGCGTCGCCGCCGATCTCAAGGCCGCGGGCCACGACGTCGCGGTCATCGAACGCAACGACGACAATCGATATCTCTCTGCCGCAGCCGAGTTGGACGTCCCGGTGATCTTCGGTGACGCGACCCTGCCCTCGACGCTGGAGGCGGCCCGGATCGACGACGCGGCGGCCGTGGCAGTCCTGACCCACGATGACATGGTCAACATCGAGACGGGCATCGTCCTGCGCGAGCGCCTGGGCCCGCGATGGATGAAATCGCACCCCGGCACCGGTGTCCCTGTGGTGCTTCGGGTGTTCGACCGCTCCCTGGGATCGGCAGTCTCCCATCGATTCGGTTTCGAAAATGTGCGCTCGACAGTCGAATTGGCGGCGCCGTGGTTCATCGGCGCCGCGCTCGGACTCACGGTTTTCGGGACGTTCTCGGTAGGGCAGGCATCCTTCATGGTCGGCGGCGTACGCGTCGAGCCGGACAGCGAACTGGATGGGATGCACATGGCCGACCTGTCGACCCACACCCGGGTGATCGCCATTGCCGGCCCCAGCGGCTCGTGGGAGTTACATCCACGCCGTGGTTCGCGGCTGTCGGCCGGCGATACCGCATACCTGGTAGGGCCTTACCACGAGCTGCTGGACACCTTGGGCAAGGGACAGCGGGCCCAGCCCGAAACTCTGCTGTTCGGTTGAGCCATGCGAACGGGACGTGGCCCCTACACGGAAAGCGTTGTGCCGGTCTCTTTTTCGGCGATCTCCCACAGCCGGGCGGCAGCCTCGTAGTCGCAGGCGTTGGCGGTGCGTCCGCTCAGCGCCGGCCCGCCCTTGAACCCGAAGCGGCCGTCGATGCCGACGTAGCTGCCGGGTGGAATCGGCTCGGTGATGCAGTACAGCGTCGGCGCCGCACCGGCGTCGATGTCGTTGCCGATCCTGTTGGCCAACGACTGCGCAACGGTGTGAACCGCGGCCATCATGCGCGTGTCGGACACGTTGGTCAGATTCGATGCGACCCAGCCGGGGTGGGTCAGCTGGGCCACGACGGGTGACCCCGCCGTACGCAGCCGTCGATCGAGCTCCAGCCCCCACAGCATGACCGCCAGCTTCGAACGGGCGTAGGCCGGAAACGACGACCAGGTACGCGACCGCAGATGCGGGTCGTCGAAGGCGAACGTCGCCCGCTTGTGGGCGTCGGAACCGACGTTGATGATCTGCGATCGCACCCGGTCGAAGAGCAGATTGGTCAGGGCGAACGGACCCAGGAAATTGGTGCCGAGCGTGATCTCGAAACCGTCGACGGTGTCGCTGCGGGTCTGGGCGACCAGGCCGGCGTTGTTGATCAGGATGTCCACGTCGCCCTCGAACAGGGTGGGGAACGCCCGCACCGAAGCCTGGTCGGCGAGGTCCAGCTTCACCACCTCGGTGTCCCCGCCCATCTCGGCGGCGCGCTGCGCACCCAGGTCGAGGTTGCGCACCGCCAGGATCACGTGGGCGCCGGCGCCGGCGAGGGCGCGGGCGGTCGCCAACCCGACGCCGTTGGTCGCACCGGTCACGATGATGCGCTTGCCGCTGAGATTGCCGAGTCGGCTCGGCGACCAATCCGAAGTCACGGAGCGAGATTAGCCGGGCAATCGTTGACATGACAGATTGCGGCTGGTTGTCTACCGAGAAATGACAACAATTCAGGCCTGTTCTACCTACTTCGGTATGACGAGGAGCCAGTCGGCGGTATGACAGACAGCGCCCGCGAGATCGAGAACCTGATCTACACCTACGCCGAGCGTCTCGACGCCGGCGATCTGGACGGGGTGGCCGCCCTGTTCGCCCATGGGCGCATCGCCGGGATGGAGGACGGACCGCCCGAGACGGTGTTCACCGGGGTGTCCGGGGTGCGGGGGATGTACGAGATGGCCACCCGCCTGTACGAAGACGGCACGCCCAAGACCAGACATCTGACGAGCAACGTCCGGATCTACGTGGACGAGGCCGCAGGCACCGCGCACGGCGGCGCGTACTACTGCGTCACCCAGGCGACGCCCGACCTGCCGCTGCAGATCATCGTGACGGGGCACTACCGCGACACCTTCCACCGCATCGACGGCACGTGGTGGTTCGACACCCGGATCATGTTCGTCGACCAGGTCGGGGACACCAGCCACCATCTGAAGTTCTGACCTGTGGCCGAGTCCTCCAGCGCGCCTTTCGACGCGACCCGACTCACTGCCGCCGCGCAGGAGAAGGAGGGGCTGCAGGATTGGGGCCCACTGCCGTTCGAGGTGCCGCTGGAGGTGCTGACCGACAGCTACTCAAGCGCTGACCTGAACGACATCGGCGTCCACATCCTGCGGTCGGGACTGGTGCACAGCCTGCGGATGCGGTTACGCGCCCAGGAGTGGTTCCGGCGCTATCCCGAGATCGCGCAGGAGACGATCCTCGCGCCCATCGTGGTGGTCGGCATGATGCGCAGCGGAACGACGCTGCTGCAACGGCTGCTCGCCGCCGACGAGCGCTTCCACTGCGCGTACGGCTGGGAGGTCGTCGAGGTGGCGCCCAAGCTCGATTACCGGTGGACCGCCGAGGAGGACCCCCGCATCGCCGTCAGCGAGAAGCGCGAGGCCATGTCGCGCGAGTTGGCTCCCGAACTGTTCGCCATTCACCCGATGTACGCGCGCGAGCCCGAAGAGGAGATCGTCTTCCTGTCGGACGCCTTCCTGTCCCACGTGCCCGAGTCCGGCGCGCACGTGCCCGCGTACCGGGCCTGGATCGACACCCAGGACTTCACCCCCGCGTATCGGTATCTGCATCGCATGCTGCAGTTCCTGCAGTGGCAGAAACGGCAAGCCGGTGGACCGACCGCGCAGCCCGATCCCCGGCGATGGGTGCTCAAGTCTCCCGCCCATCTCGGGTATCTCGACGTGCTGCGCAGCCAGTTTCCCGACCTTCACGTCGTCCATATGCATCGAGACCCCCGCGAGACCATCCCGTCCGGAGCGAGCCTCAACGCCACCCTGCACGCCATGCACGCCGATCACGTGGATCGCCGACGTGTCGGCACCGAGTGGCTGGGCCGGATGGGATGGACCAACGACCGCGCGATGGACACCCGCGCGGCGTGGGACGACGAGTCGGCGCGGTGCACCGACATCGAGTTCGCCGACGCGGTCGCCGATCCGGTCGGCCAGGTGTCCCGGGTCTACGACGCGATCGGACTCGACATGACCGGTACCGCGGAGTCGGCGATGCGGCGCTGGCTCGCCGACCGCCCCCGCGAAGTTCCCCGGCCGCACTATGCAGCAGGCGATTTCGGGCTGAGCGACGCCGAGATCGAGGAACGGTTCGCCGCCTACAACGCACGCTTTCGCTCCACGCCCCAACCCACGAGGAGGACCTAGATGGCCGAGCACGACGGCGACCCGCTCGCGACGGCGTCGCAGCACGAACAGGAGCTTGCCGCGCTGGACCTCATCGCCCACCCGACGGTCACGGCGGCGTACCGCAGTGTCGCCGACACCTGGCTGGGGCGGGCGAAAGCATCCGACGCGATGCGCGCGCGGTTCGACGATGCGTTCGCCGAGGTCATGTTCTCCGCCGCGGTCTGGTCGTCCAACCAGGACAAGTTGCGCCCCAAGGTCAGTTGCATCACCCGGCTGGGCCACCCCGTGAACGGCCGGGCCGTTCCCGGATCCCGCTGGGGCATCGACAATCCCGACAGCGTGTACCGGGTGATCCCGATCTCCGGCGACGAGCGCTACGAGATCCACGGACGCGTCGGCACCCACCGCATGACCGAGAACTACTTCACGCTGTGGGACGCGAACATGGGCACCGTCGCCGTGCTCAACGGCCGCACCATGGAGGTCGAACCGGACGGATCGTTCACCATCACCGTCGATTCCGATCCGGCGGGCGGCCGTCCCAACCACGTGCAGACCACCTCGGCGGCGCACGAGTTCTACATCCGCGATGTGCTGCTGAACTGGGACCGCGACGACCCGAATCACCTGACGGTACAACGTCTCGGTGCACCGCCGTCGAGTCCCCCGAGAACGCTGGATGAACAGGCCGACGCCACCGCCGACATGATGGCGTACTTCGCCAACTTCACCGGCAAGCTCAGCCACGGCATCTACAAGATGCCACCCAACAACTTCAACCTCGCCTGGTCCGCGGACAAGGTCGGTGCCATGCGCAACCAGGTGTATGTGATGGGCCGCTTCGACCTGAACCCCGGCGAGGCCTTCGTCGTCGACGTCAGCGACGGAGGGGCCGAGTACTTCACGGTGCCACTGAGCAACATCTGGGGCACCACTTTGGAACTCGTCGACAAAACGGGCAGCCTGAACAAGGCGCAGTCGGTGCCCAATGACGACGGCACCTACACCTACGTCATCTCCCCCACCGATCCCGGCGTGGCGAACTGGATCGACTCCGACGGGCTCCACGAGGCGATCCTGACCCTGCGGATGGCCGAGTTCGGGCCGGACGGACCCACCGAAGACCTCGGCGCCCGCGGCCGGGTGATCACGCTCGACGACCTGGATCGCGAGGTTCCGGCTCTGCCACGGGTATCCGCGCAGGAGCGGGCAACCCAGCTCGCCGACCGCCGAGCGTCGTATCTACGGCGGCTACCCGAGGGGACGAACTGATGACGACGTGGCTGATCACCGGATGCTCCACCGGGATAGGTCGTGAGATCGCCCGCGCCGCACTGGAAGCCGGCCATCACGTCGCCGCGACGGCCCGCAGGCAGGACACCGTTGCTGACTTCGCCGACGAGTTCGGCGACCGGGCACTGGCACTGCCGCTCGACGTCACCGACGGCGACCAGATCCGCACCGCCGTCGCCACTACGGAGCGCACCTTCGGCGGGATCGACGTGTTGGTGAACAACGCCGGCTACGGATACATGTCGGCGGTCGAGGAAGGCGATGACGCCGAAGTGCGGAAGTTGTTCGACACGAACTACTTCGGCGTGGTCGACACTCTCAAGGCGGTGTTGCCGGGCATGCGCTCCCGCAGATCCGGGCACGTCATCAACATCTCGTCGATGACGGGTCTGGTCGCCAACCCGCCGAACGCCTACTACTCGTCGACGAAGTTCGCGCTCGAGGCGCTGACCGAGGCGCTGGCGAAGGAGGTGGGCCCACTCGGCATCAAGGTGAGCGCGGTCGAACCCGGCGCCTTCCGTACCGATTGGGCAGCGCGCTCCATGCAGGAGTCGTCAACGCCCATCGGGGATTACG includes the following:
- a CDS encoding nuclear transport factor 2 family protein, translating into MTDSAREIENLIYTYAERLDAGDLDGVAALFAHGRIAGMEDGPPETVFTGVSGVRGMYEMATRLYEDGTPKTRHLTSNVRIYVDEAAGTAHGGAYYCVTQATPDLPLQIIVTGHYRDTFHRIDGTWWFDTRIMFVDQVGDTSHHLKF
- a CDS encoding oxidoreductase translates to MTTWLITGCSTGIGREIARAALEAGHHVAATARRQDTVADFADEFGDRALALPLDVTDGDQIRTAVATTERTFGGIDVLVNNAGYGYMSAVEEGDDAEVRKLFDTNYFGVVDTLKAVLPGMRSRRSGHVINISSMTGLVANPPNAYYSSTKFALEALTEALAKEVGPLGIKVSAVEPGAFRTDWAARSMQESSTPIGDYDENVGSRKTMIKEFANHLPGDPRKVAEAVLMLTTLENPPLRLLLGRDVLKAVRDKISELTASIDEWEAVTKNVNFPKA
- a CDS encoding NAD-binding protein; this translates as MVGHTIVLGADALAVRIVEELRSAGATVTVIERADQLASAGLSTAAAVVCVSPDDAENLEIALLARQMSASVRVVARLANGVLRDAMAAGNGPGAVLDVADLAAPSVVEACLARTTHTIVAGGVNFVVSGADAPRAGTLREIYGDLAPVAVLRGENSPRPGELSVCPGRDLTVAEGDWVAMIGTADELPGYQIAGTGAKAGARHSPRARVFGAVRAFRQDVNPNFYRALAASLALLTLSTMLLWFTYDKPGMSFVDALYFSTETIATVGYGDFSFIDQPTWLRLFGVVLMFAGVTSTAVLMAFVADLLLSRRIAQSAGRRKVRELQNHIIVVGLGSFGIRVAADLKAAGHDVAVIERNDDNRYLSAAAELDVPVIFGDATLPSTLEAARIDDAAAVAVLTHDDMVNIETGIVLRERLGPRWMKSHPGTGVPVVLRVFDRSLGSAVSHRFGFENVRSTVELAAPWFIGAALGLTVFGTFSVGQASFMVGGVRVEPDSELDGMHMADLSTHTRVIAIAGPSGSWELHPRRGSRLSAGDTAYLVGPYHELLDTLGKGQRAQPETLLFG
- a CDS encoding sulfotransferase family protein; translation: MAESSSAPFDATRLTAAAQEKEGLQDWGPLPFEVPLEVLTDSYSSADLNDIGVHILRSGLVHSLRMRLRAQEWFRRYPEIAQETILAPIVVVGMMRSGTTLLQRLLAADERFHCAYGWEVVEVAPKLDYRWTAEEDPRIAVSEKREAMSRELAPELFAIHPMYAREPEEEIVFLSDAFLSHVPESGAHVPAYRAWIDTQDFTPAYRYLHRMLQFLQWQKRQAGGPTAQPDPRRWVLKSPAHLGYLDVLRSQFPDLHVVHMHRDPRETIPSGASLNATLHAMHADHVDRRRVGTEWLGRMGWTNDRAMDTRAAWDDESARCTDIEFADAVADPVGQVSRVYDAIGLDMTGTAESAMRRWLADRPREVPRPHYAAGDFGLSDAEIEERFAAYNARFRSTPQPTRRT
- a CDS encoding SDR family NAD(P)-dependent oxidoreductase — protein: MTSDWSPSRLGNLSGKRIIVTGATNGVGLATARALAGAGAHVILAVRNLDLGAQRAAEMGGDTEVVKLDLADQASVRAFPTLFEGDVDILINNAGLVAQTRSDTVDGFEITLGTNFLGPFALTNLLFDRVRSQIINVGSDAHKRATFAFDDPHLRSRTWSSFPAYARSKLAVMLWGLELDRRLRTAGSPVVAQLTHPGWVASNLTNVSDTRMMAAVHTVAQSLANRIGNDIDAGAAPTLYCITEPIPPGSYVGIDGRFGFKGGPALSGRTANACDYEAAARLWEIAEKETGTTLSV